AATAATTGAAATCAACAAAGTTCTTTGATTTTTAATATGAAAATTCCAATTGTAAAATTGACTTCAGGGTATCACGAGTTGGAATATAAGGAGTTACCTTCTGTTTATGGCTTTGAAAATGATAAGATTTTTAATAAGCCTGTTTTTAGTGTTGTAAAGGTAGATAAAAGTGTAACTCATATTTATCTGCAGGTAGAGTCCAAAACCGTGGGTTCATTTGATTGTGATCGGTGCTTGCAAGATTTTGGAAAAGAGCTAACCGGCGAATTAAAGCTTTACTTTGAAGTGACTGGCTCCGGTGGACATTTTGATCCGGATATAATTGAAGAAGAAAAGAATGTTAATTTTAGAAGTTATAAAGCA
This genomic window from candidate division KSB1 bacterium contains:
- a CDS encoding DUF177 domain-containing protein, whose protein sequence is MKIPIVKLTSGYHELEYKELPSVYGFENDKIFNKPVFSVVKVDKSVTHIYLQVESKTVGSFDCDRCLQDFGKELTGELKLYFEVTGSGGHFDPDIIEEEKNVNFRSYKANEANIDLSDDIRDVLLLALPMKNLCSKNCKGFCPGCGNNLNQFECVCEKITIDPRWDALKKLQL